One segment of Manihot esculenta cultivar AM560-2 chromosome 4, M.esculenta_v8, whole genome shotgun sequence DNA contains the following:
- the LOC110613660 gene encoding cytochrome P450 714C2 produces MNPAIQLGCKFLSTLQSMMFLLWSFLVICLCYVAWWKHESYKTNKLVREQGIKGPPPSLLLGNIPEMERMVSQNSETPQIDGPLIVLPYLKHWAKNYGKLFKFALGGIQLLYVNNLSIVREINLFTSFELGKPAYLQNDRGVLLGKGLNTANGDVWHHQRKTIAPQLYMHKVKDMVNLMVESGSMLVKAWAKIIDREGEGGMVDIVVDEHARIFTTYIASKIIFGSDHHNGIKVFSKCHELLKAMGETATLGIPLLRFLPIERNRKTWRLAKEIHGMIMDIAKERSGSTSHQDLLQAIIEGSKNGELGKLTEDEFIVDNCKNMIFGGYQSPAVAAIWGLMLLASHPEWQDRARFEVLEICKGQQLLDYNMLSKMKVLKMVIQEVLRLYPGVTLVSREAMQNVKLGELKVPKGMDIWIWLPALHRNPEYWGADADVFNPERFTNGVTGACKSSQAYIPFGLGSRVCPGQNLALIELKVFFAVILSNFKLTISPKYRHSPTYGLLLEPEHGVNLLIQKI; encoded by the exons ATGAATCCAGCAATACAGTTGGGGTGTAAATTTCTATCAACGCTTCAGTCTATGATGTTTCTTTTATGGAGTTTTCTCGTCatttgtttatgttatgttgcgTGGTGGAAGCATGAGAGCTATAAAACTAATAAGCTTGTTAGAGAGCAAGGAATCAAAGGTCCTCCACCTTCTCTGCTGTTGGGAAACATACCAGAAATGGAGAGAATGGTTTCTCAAAATTCTGAAACTCCACAGATCGATGGTCCCTTAATTGTCTTACCCTATCTCAAGCATTGGGCCAAAAACTATG GTAAGTTATTCAAGTTTGCCCTTGGTGGAATACAATTGTTGTACGTGAATAATCTGAGCATAGTGAGAGAAATAAATCTGTTCACATCATTTGAACTTGGAAAACCTGCTTATTTACAAAATGACAGAGGAGTTCTATTAGGCAAGGGCCTTAATACTGCAAACGGTGATGTTTGGCATCATCAAAGAAAGACCATTGCCCCTCAACTCTACATGCACAAGGTTAAG GATATGGTGAATCTGATGGTGGAATCTGGTAGTATGCTAGTTAAAGCATGGGCGAAGATAATAGATAGAGAAGGTGAGGGTGGGATGGTTGATATAGTGGTGGATGAGCATGCGAGAATTTTCACTACTTATATTGcctcaaaaataatatttggaAGTGATCATCATAATGGAATTAAAGTATTTTCCAAGTGTCATGAACTCCTCAAGGCTATGGGTGAAACCGCAACTCTTGGGATTCCTTTACTAAG ATTTCTTCCTAtagaaagaaatagaaaaacatGGAGATTAGCAAAAGAGATCCATGGAATGATAATGGACATAGCTAAGGAGAGAAGTGGATCTACATCTCATCAGGACTTATTACAAGCTATCATTGAAGGTTCCAAGAATGGTGAACTTGGAAAGTTAACAGAAGATGAGTTCATAGTTGACAATTGCAAAAATATGATTTTTGGTGGGTACCAATCCCCTGCTGTTGCAGCAATTTGGGGTTTAATGTTACTAGCTTCACATCCTGAATGGCAAGACCGTGCTCGGTTTGAAGTTTTAGAGATTTGTAAGGGACAACAGCTCCTAGACTACAATATGCTCAGCAAGATGAAAGTG TTAAAAATGGTGATCCAAGAGGTTCTGAGGCTTTATCCAGGAGTGACATTGGTTTCAAGAGAGGCAATGCAAAATGTGAAGCTTGGTGAGTTGAAGGTTCCAAAAGGAATGGACATTTGGATATGGCTACCAGCATTGCATCGTAATCCTGAATATTGGGGAGCTGATGCAGACGTGTTTAATCCTGAGAGGTTCACTAATGGAGTTACCGGAGCCTGCAAGTCTTCACAAGCCTATATACCTTTTGGATTGGGATCTCGAGTGTGTCCTGGACAGAACTTGGCTTTAATAGAATTGAAAGTGTTTTTCGCTGTCATACTCTCTAATTTCAAACTTACTATCTCTCCTAAATATCGACACTCACCTACTTATGGTCTGCTTTTGGAGCCTGAGCATGGTGTGAATCTCCTTATTCAAAAGATATGA